The Primulina tabacum isolate GXHZ01 chromosome 16, ASM2559414v2, whole genome shotgun sequence genome window below encodes:
- the LOC142529787 gene encoding rust resistance kinase Lr10-like, translating into MSSYYDNTSPPYSDNTGAVRAVGVVVSLIVLAVIVVVSLYCAKKMKGAMISEIRAAVTPPPINNVIQVWEVDAPTMENFFRELAEEKPVRFTAQQLCSFTSNYSIVLGSRGFGKVYKGVFPNGVKIAVKVLNTGGPNKSMEQQFMAEVGTIGRTHHIHLVRLYGFCYDQFMSALVYEFMENGSLDRHLFSNDQELEWAKMHEIAVGTAKGIAYLHEECKQRIIHYDIKPGNVLLDANFSPKVADFGLAKLCNREDTHVTISGYRGTPGYLAPEFMLKNFPITYKCDVYSFGILLFEIVGRRKNTRVGDSGESLDWFPKQVWEEHEKGELHALLEKSGIEEKDMAKAEKAAMVALWCVQDSPEARPPMSGVVKMLEGGVEIMPPPKPFHYLFSVRNNVLQPQTNSGSGSCYTSSEGTNSYWYKETTPIMAKYEITVASL; encoded by the coding sequence ATGTCTTCATATTACGACAATACATCTCCACCATATTCAGATAACACTGGGGCAGTGAGAGCTGTAGGTGTTGTTGTGAGCTTGATCGTTCTGGCAGTAATCGTGGTAGTCTCCTTGTATTGCGCCAAGAAAATGAAGGGGGCAATGATATCAGAAATACGGGCAGCTGTCACCCCTCCGCCTATAAATAACGTGATCCAAGTTTGGGAGGTCGATGCACCAACAATGGAGAATTTTTTCCGAGAATTGGCAGAGGAGAAACCGGTTCGTTTCACGGCTCAACAACTCTGTAGTTTCACAAGCAACTATTCCATAGTTTTGGGGAGTAGGGGGTTTGGAAAAGTGTATAAAGGAGTGTTCCCTAATGGAGTAAAGATTGCAGTAAAAGTCCTCAACACCGGTGGCCCGAACAAGAGCATGGAGCAGCAGTTTATGGCTGAGGTTGGAACTATTGGGAGGACTCATCACATACACTTGGTGAGGCTGTACGGTTTCTGCTACGATCAGTTTATGAGTGCCCTTGTGTATGAATTCATGGAGAATGGATCCCTGGACAGACATTTGTTCAGCAACGATCAAGAACTGGAATGGGCGAAGATGCATGAAATTGCAGTTGGAACAGCAAAGGGAATTGCTTATTTGCATGAGGAATGTAAGCAGAGGATCATTCATTATGACATCAAGCCTGGGAACGTGCTTCTTGACGCGAATTTTTCCCCCAAGGTTGCAGATTTTGGACTGGCAAAGCTTTGTAACAGAGAAGATACTCACGTTACTATCTCGGGATATAGGGGGACTCCTGGGTACCTGGCCCCAGAGTTTATGCTGAAAAATTTTCCTATAACCTATAAATGTGATGTTTATAGCTTTGGAATTCTGCTTTTCGAGATAGTTGGGAGGAGAAAAAACACCAGAGTTGGGGATTCTGGGGAAAGCCTTGATTGGTTCCCGAAGCAAGTGTGGGAGGAACATGAGAAAGGGGAGCTGCACGCACTATTAGAAAAGAGTGGAATTGAAGAGAAGGACATGGCCAAAGCTGAGAAAGCGGCTATGGTGGCTCTGTGGTGCGTTCAAGATTCACCAGAGGCGAGGCCTCCAATGAGTGGTGTGGTGAAAATGTTGGAAGGTGGAGTGGAAATTATGCCGCCGCCTAAACCATTTCATTACCTATTCTCAGTCAGAAATAACGTGCTCCAGCCACAAACGAATTCTGGAAGTGGTTCATGTTACACATCGAGTGAAGGAACTAATTCCTATTGGTACAAGGAGACCACACCAATTATGGCCAAATACGAGATAACTGTTGCCTccttataa
- the LOC142530038 gene encoding splicing factor 3B subunit 6-like protein → MAAISLRKGNTRLPPEVNRVLYVRNLPFNITSEEMYDIFGKYGAIRQIRVGTNRDTRGTAFVVYEDIYDAKTAVDHLSGFNVANRYLIVLYYQQAKMGKKFDQKKKEDEIQKLQEKYGIGTPASKDK, encoded by the coding sequence ATGGCAGCAATTAGCCTCCGGAAGGGCAACACGCGCCTCCCGCCGGAAGTTAATCGTGTTCTCTACGTACGCAATTTGCCCTTCAACATAACGAGCGAGGAGATGTACGACATATTTGGGAAGTACGGCGCCATTAGGCAGATCCGCGTCGGGACCAACAGGGATACGCGTGGCACAGCTTTCGTGGTTTACGAAGATATCTACGATGCAAAGACCGCCGTCGACCACTTGTCGGGGTTCAACGTGgcgaacaggtatttgattgtACTGTACTACCAGCAGGCGAAGATGGGCAAGAAGTTtgaccagaagaagaaggaGGACGAGATTCAGAAGCTGCAGGAAAAGTACGGTATTGGCACTCCTGCTTCCAAAGATAAGTAA
- the LOC142529582 gene encoding glutathione S-transferase T3-like, translated as MMDESSRKNYTIDEDKFLCHIYFDNSQDPIIDINQSRCQLWSRVAEKYNKERRSDLHPRPQRSIEKRIGSILTSVAHLRGCVRQIENLNPSGASEQDIMNRAKILYAQESKDNKAFPFDHVWNIVKDCEKIAGDKIHPTKKSKTRATYLDTSQSDTPLEESPQSGSPMFSTFPINLSDDNIGDSSERPIGVKKAKSKKKRDEDISQIQRTMEEQHRELLNVLKQGTAERQQNYDLQKIRLEQEERKMDERILYKDLSKITDPTLREYTKAQQQKILQKRLEDERRENDNFGSYFGDIGGSGYGLPHY; from the exons ATGATGGACGAAAGTTCAAGAAAGAACTACACTATTGATGAAGATAAGTTCTTATGTcatatttattttgataattcGCAGGATCCTATAATAGATATAAATCAATCGAGATGTCAGCTTTGGTCTCGGGTTGCAGAGAAGTACAACAAAGAAAGAAGAAGTGATTTACATCCTCGTCCTCAAAGATCAATTGAGAAACGCATTGGAAGCATACTCACTTCTGTTGCACATTTGAGAGGATGTGTTCGTCAAATTGAAAATCTCAATCCGAGTGGTGCATCAGAACAAGATATT ATGAATCGTGCAAAAATACTGTATGCGCAAGAGAGTAAAGATAACAAAGCATTTCCATTCGATCATGTGTGGAATATTGTTAAGGATTGTGAAAAAATCGCAGGAGACAAAATCCATCCAACCAAGAAATCTAAGACGCGTGCTACTTATCTAGACACATCACAATCTGATACTCCACTAGAAGAATCACCCCAATCAGGTTCACCTATGTTCTCTACATTTCCTATAAATTTGAGTGATGACAATATCGGTGACAGTTCTGAAAGACCAATTGGAGTGAAAAAAGCCAAATCAAAAAAGAAAAGAGATGAAGACATATCTCAAATTCAACGTACAATGGAAGAACAACATCGCGAGTTATTGAATGTTTTGAAACAAGGAACTGCCGAAAGACAACAAAACTACGATCTTCAAAAGATTAGACTTGaacaagaagaaagaaaaatggatGAAAGAATTTTATACAAAGATTTGAGCAAAATTACTGATCCAACTCTGCGTGAGTACACTAAAGCTCAGCAACAAAAAATATTGCAAAAAAGACTTGAAGATGAACGTCGAGAAAATGACAACTTCGGATCTTATTTTGGAGATATTGGAGGATCGGGGTATGGTTTACCGCATTACTAA
- the LOC142528207 gene encoding LOW QUALITY PROTEIN: dihydropyrimidinase (The sequence of the model RefSeq protein was modified relative to this genomic sequence to represent the inferred CDS: substituted 1 base at 1 genomic stop codon): protein MDSSFTTQKIHCKSLLFTPLLVTVIIIILPFAQSNQYCDTGIGYGESTCGVDSPYSSKILITGGTVVNAHHQEVADVYVEDGIIVAVQSNIKVGDGVKIIDATGKYVMPGGIDPHTHLAMEFMGTETIDDYFSGQAAALAGGTTMHIDFVIPVNGSLLAGFDAYVKKAERSCMDYGFHMAITKWDNSVSREMELIVKDKGINSFKFFMAYKGSLMINDELLLEGFKKCKSLGALAMVHAENGDAVFEGQKRMLELGITGPEGHALSRPPMLEGEATGRAIRLAGFVNTPLYVVHVMSIDAMEEIAKAXKSGQKVIGEPVVSGLVLDDSVLWDSDFKTAAKFVMSPPIRAPGHGKALQAALSTGILQLVGTDHCTFNSRQKALGIDDFRKIPNGVNGLEERMHIVWDTMVVSGKISSSDFVRLTSTECARIFNIYPRKGAILVGSDADIIILSPNSSFEITSATHHSRSDTNVYEGRKGKGKIEVTIAGGKIVWENEELKVFPGSGKYIEMPPYNYLFDGIEKADLDYLSSLKAPVKRSIQTS, encoded by the exons ATGGATTCCAGTTTTACAACTCAAAAAATTCATTGTAAATCTCTTCTTTTCACTCCTCTCTTAGTTACAGTGATCATAATAATACTGCCCTTCGCCCAATCCAATCAG TATTGTGATACCGGGATTGGGTATGGTGAATCGACATGTGGGGTTGATTCGCCGTATTCTTCTAAGATTTTGATTACGGGAGGAACAGTTGTGAATGCTCACCATCAAGAGGTTGCTGATGTGTATGTCGAAGATGGGATTATTGTTGCGGTACAATCTAATATTAAG GTTGGAGATGGTGTTAAGATTATTGACGCAACTGGGAAATATGTCATGCCAg GAGGAATTGATCCCCACACTCACTTGGCTATGGAGTTTATGGGCACTGAAACAATTGACGACTATTTCAGTGGACAAGCCGCTGCATTAGCTGGTGGAACTACGATGCATATTGATTTTGTTATTCCTGTGAATGGTAGCTTATTAGCAGGCTTTGATGCTTATGTCAAAAAGGCAGAAAGATCCTGCATGGATTATGGTTTCCATATGGCAATCACGAAATGGGACAACTCTGTGTCGAGGGAAATGGAACTCATTGTTAAAGACAAAG GcataaattcttttaaatttttcatGGCCTATAAGGGTTCACTTATGATCAACGATGAGCTTCTGCTTGAGGGATTCAAAAAATGTAAATCTCTTGGTGCCTTGGCTATGGTTCACGCAGAGAATGGAGATGCTGTGTTTGAAGGACAAAAAAGAATGCTTGAACTCGGCATTACAGGTCCCGAGGGTCATGCTCTTTCAAGGCCACCGATG CTTGAGGGTGAGGCGACTGGCCGTGCTATTCGTTTGGCTGGTTTTGTGAACACACCCCTGTATGTTGTTCATGTCATGAGCATTGATGCAATGGAAGAAATAGCTAAAGCTTGAAAATCCG GTCAGAAGGTCATTGGGGAACCGGTAGTTTCAGGGCTGGTCCTGGATGATTCTGTACTTTGGGATTCAGACTTCAAGACAGCAGCAAA GTTTGTCATGAGTCCGCCTATAAGAGCACCAGGACATGGTAAGGCTCTTCAAGCAGCTCTGTCGACTGGAATTCTTCAG TTAGTAGGGACAGATCACTGCACCTTCAACTCAAGACAAAAAGCACTTGGAATtgatgattttcgaaaaatcccAAATGGCGTCAATG GTCTTGAGGAGAGAATGCATATAGTTTGGGATACAATGGTG gtGTCTGGTAAAATATCTTCCTCCGATTTTGTTCGGTTGACGAGCACTGAGTG TGCAAGAATATTCAACATATATCCAAGAAAAGGTGCAATACTTGTCGGATCAGACGcagatataattatattaagcCCAAATTCAAGCTTCGAAATAACTTCAGCAACTCACCACTCTCGATCCGATACAAATGTTTACGAGGGAAGAAAAGGGAAG GGAAAAATTGAGGTAACCATTGCTGGAGGTAAAATTGTCTGGGAAAACGAAGAGCTAAAAGTTTTTCCAGGTTCTGGCAAGTACATAGAAATGCCACCTTATAACTATCTTTTTGATGGAATTGAGAAGGCAGACTTGGACTATTTATCGTCCCTAAAAGCTCCAGTAAAAAGATCTATTCAAACAAGCTGA